One genomic window of Ketobacter sp. MCCC 1A13808 includes the following:
- a CDS encoding site-specific integrase → MLPATADSISRYLTDHADTLSVNTLKQRLAALAKWHNDQGFPDPTKAPLVKTILKGIRRLHPAVEKQAKPLQLEQLEIVDRWLRHQAENSENDAVMQLRYFRDRALLLLGFWRGFRSDELCRLRIEHVELTPGEGLTLFLPSSKGDRDNLGRTFRAPALRALCPVEAVNTWLTKIDKTEGPMFPRLDRWGRLSEVPMNPGSINKWLRELLSRAGLPEYEQYSSHSLRRGFAGWANTNQWDVKTLMQYVGWRDVQSALRYIDGTDPFAAFRATTSTIGILDTDLEK, encoded by the coding sequence TTGCTGCCCGCGACCGCTGACAGCATCAGTCGCTACCTGACCGATCATGCGGATACATTGTCCGTCAACACCCTCAAGCAGCGTCTGGCGGCGCTGGCTAAATGGCATAACGATCAAGGCTTCCCTGATCCCACCAAGGCACCACTGGTGAAGACCATACTTAAGGGCATTCGGCGCCTGCACCCCGCCGTTGAGAAACAGGCCAAACCTTTGCAGCTTGAGCAGTTGGAGATTGTCGATAGGTGGCTGCGTCACCAGGCGGAGAATTCAGAAAACGATGCGGTGATGCAGTTGCGGTATTTCCGAGATCGGGCACTGCTGTTACTGGGTTTCTGGCGGGGCTTTCGCAGCGATGAGCTGTGTCGCTTGCGGATTGAACATGTCGAGCTGACACCAGGTGAAGGTTTGACGCTCTTTCTCCCATCCAGTAAAGGCGATAGGGACAACCTGGGTCGCACCTTTCGAGCACCAGCATTACGAGCGCTGTGTCCGGTGGAAGCAGTCAATACCTGGCTGACAAAGATCGACAAAACTGAGGGGCCAATGTTTCCGCGTCTCGACCGCTGGGGGCGCTTGTCAGAAGTTCCAATGAATCCCGGTAGCATCAATAAATGGCTGCGCGAGTTGCTTTCCAGGGCAGGGTTACCGGAATACGAGCAGTACAGCAGCCATTCGCTCCGCCGCGGATTTGCCGGATGGGCCAATACTAATCAATGGGATGTGAAAACGTTGATGCAGTATGTTGGATGGCGCGACGTGCAATCAGCGTTACGCTATATCGATGGCACCGATCCGTTTGCGGCATTTCGTGCCACCACGTCAACGATCGGTATTCTCGACACGGATTTAGAAAAGTGA
- a CDS encoding DNA-binding protein, with translation MARAGLNKFNVQQARDTLLARGINPSVDAVRVELGNTGSKTTIHRYLKELKAEDATQLGDEALLSNALKDMVVRMAAKLRDEALQRAEAANHAWQNEKTQLVVQFSAAQDRLKDLGADNAALTSRLERESVTHDETKDRLHHAELRAGRCEQQVKGLEQQLDENQKHRASLEEKHRCAGRIRTLPHVLSGATATGTTAPRHPGPAAPGRVTQPQPNLDRQTKRTHPTQSGQCQPGRRSG, from the coding sequence ATGGCGCGGGCGGGCTTGAACAAGTTCAATGTGCAGCAGGCACGGGACACGCTGTTGGCGCGGGGTATCAACCCATCGGTGGATGCGGTGCGCGTCGAACTGGGCAATACCGGCTCGAAAACCACGATCCACCGCTATCTGAAGGAGTTGAAAGCGGAGGATGCTACCCAACTGGGCGATGAAGCTTTATTGTCTAACGCCCTAAAGGACATGGTTGTCCGGATGGCTGCCAAGTTACGGGACGAAGCCCTGCAACGAGCGGAAGCCGCCAATCATGCCTGGCAGAACGAGAAAACCCAGCTGGTGGTCCAGTTCAGCGCTGCGCAGGATCGGCTCAAAGATCTGGGTGCTGACAATGCTGCCCTTACGAGCCGCCTGGAACGCGAAAGCGTCACGCACGACGAGACCAAAGACCGACTCCACCATGCGGAACTACGGGCTGGACGCTGCGAGCAGCAAGTGAAAGGGTTGGAACAGCAGCTCGACGAAAACCAGAAACACCGGGCATCGTTGGAAGAAAAGCATCGATGCGCGGGACGCATTAGAACACTTCCGCACGTCCTCTCAGGAGCAACGGCAACAGGAACAACTGCGCCACGACACCCAGGCCCAGCAGCTCCAGGCCGAGTTACGCAACCTCAACCAAACCTTGATCGTCAAACAAAGCGAACTCACCCAACTCAATCGGGACAATGCCAGCCTGGTCGGCGAAGTGGGTGA
- a CDS encoding efflux RND transporter permease subunit, with the protein MANRSSPPFSLAALLADMFVTSKLAPLMILACLLLGMLALSKTPREDNPQIVIPGASVQVTLPGASSEEVEQLVVRPVESAIRLISGVDDFYSTASNSVARFTVQFEVGEDQEESLVKLHDRLAEVRPLLPADAGAPIIRSMNVDDVPIVTVTLASQKYDDYALKRVADRLTDGLRTMQDVSAVYVKGGRDRQIRVELNPDRMQAFGITLDQVRQVLAASNVSVTLGDVVQAGERQQVFLEGYLATAQELETLVVDQVQGRTLYLGNIAEIVDGPEQERQNLSRFGFGPADARFGRYVDGDVPAVTLAVAKQRGTNAVLVARDVLARVESMRQQFVPADIDLVVTRNDGQIADDTANELIHHLGIAVLVVFLVTLVFLGRKEALIVGLSVPLVLALTLGALYLAGMTINRVSLFALILSLGLLVDDAIVVIENVHRKYAGLGKADKRAATVEAAREIGNPTNLATLAVIAVFGSLLTVGGMIGEYFYPVAFAVPVAMAASLVIAYTVVPWAAWHWLPSHASHDDSDEPGHHRGLGGFYHRLLSWLLARRARRVVAMFLVVLSILLALLQPAWQFLRPSGIEGPQAWFGVETTVMPLNDKNSFLITLDMPESTPLETTDQLMRELAEELRRYPEVADYQLWIGQSGVADFSGLFRGTAERAGSYIGEVRVNLRHKDHRELTSMAIVRDLRPRLQARATAFPGATVQVLEDPPGPPVRANLLAEIYGPDADTLRWLSTWVKAVFAETWDVAEVNDSEPEDVARKRLVVDREKAALSGLTTADVAMALRRLIEGEYMGRVQAHGEKNPVPLQLLIPRRHQLDMSNFSRAYVSNPAGAKVPLSELVKVESDVVDRPIHHKNGARVTYVTGEMTRTAPVYAVLVMNNKLDGLALPDGSQLLTGNLTIMPQEPNPLDGYTLLWDGAQRQMLDTYRDMLGALAIAIVFIFLCLVAYYQSFSLPIVALAAVPLGIAGIFPGHWLLQSQFSATSMVGVIALAGVVVRNSLLIIDFVQEHLRQGMPLAQAILEAGTLRLRPILLTALSIVLGSAIMLKDPMFSGLAISLIFGTLAATVLTLIVVPLLLHTLLRRKSK; encoded by the coding sequence ATGGCAAACCGCTCCTCACCGCCCTTCAGCCTAGCCGCCCTGCTGGCGGATATGTTCGTGACCTCCAAGCTGGCACCACTCATGATACTGGCCTGCCTGCTCCTGGGGATGCTGGCCTTGAGCAAAACTCCGCGGGAGGATAACCCGCAAATTGTCATTCCCGGTGCATCGGTACAGGTGACATTGCCGGGTGCCTCCTCCGAAGAAGTCGAGCAGTTAGTGGTGCGTCCGGTGGAAAGTGCAATCCGGCTTATTTCCGGCGTGGACGACTTCTACTCCACCGCGAGCAATTCAGTGGCCCGGTTCACTGTACAGTTTGAAGTGGGAGAGGATCAGGAGGAATCGCTGGTAAAACTCCACGATCGCCTGGCAGAGGTGAGACCCTTGCTGCCGGCAGACGCCGGTGCCCCGATCATTCGTAGTATGAATGTGGACGATGTGCCCATTGTCACCGTGACGTTGGCCTCTCAAAAATACGACGACTACGCTCTCAAACGGGTGGCCGATCGCCTCACCGATGGCTTGCGAACCATGCAGGATGTTTCGGCGGTGTATGTAAAAGGGGGGCGGGATCGTCAGATCCGGGTGGAGCTCAATCCAGATCGGATGCAGGCGTTTGGTATTACCCTGGATCAGGTGCGGCAAGTCTTGGCCGCATCCAATGTATCGGTGACATTGGGCGATGTCGTGCAGGCCGGTGAGCGGCAGCAGGTGTTTCTGGAGGGCTATCTTGCAACGGCTCAAGAGCTGGAAACCCTCGTGGTGGATCAGGTGCAGGGCAGAACCCTGTACCTGGGCAACATTGCCGAGATCGTCGATGGTCCAGAACAGGAACGCCAGAATCTGAGTCGATTTGGTTTCGGCCCGGCGGATGCCCGCTTTGGCCGCTATGTGGATGGCGATGTGCCGGCGGTGACGCTGGCGGTCGCCAAACAGCGGGGCACCAACGCCGTGTTAGTCGCGCGGGATGTGTTGGCGCGGGTGGAATCCATGCGGCAGCAATTCGTGCCGGCGGACATCGATCTGGTGGTAACCCGCAATGATGGCCAGATCGCCGATGATACCGCCAATGAACTGATTCACCACCTGGGTATCGCCGTGTTGGTGGTGTTCCTGGTGACACTGGTATTTCTAGGCCGCAAAGAAGCGTTGATCGTGGGGCTCAGCGTTCCGCTGGTGCTGGCACTGACGTTGGGAGCACTCTACCTCGCCGGCATGACCATCAATCGGGTGTCGCTGTTTGCCCTGATACTGTCCCTGGGTTTGCTGGTGGACGATGCCATTGTGGTGATCGAAAACGTGCACCGCAAATACGCCGGTCTTGGTAAGGCAGACAAGCGCGCTGCCACGGTGGAAGCGGCACGGGAAATTGGTAATCCAACTAACCTGGCGACCCTGGCCGTTATAGCCGTGTTCGGTTCACTGCTAACAGTGGGCGGTATGATTGGCGAGTACTTTTACCCGGTGGCGTTCGCGGTGCCGGTGGCCATGGCCGCGTCGCTGGTGATCGCCTACACGGTGGTGCCCTGGGCCGCCTGGCACTGGTTACCTTCCCATGCGAGTCACGACGACTCAGACGAACCGGGTCATCATCGTGGCTTGGGTGGGTTTTACCATCGTCTGTTGTCCTGGTTGCTGGCTCGGCGCGCACGGCGTGTGGTGGCAATGTTCTTGGTGGTGCTGAGTATCCTGCTGGCGTTGCTGCAACCGGCCTGGCAGTTCCTGCGCCCGTCCGGGATCGAAGGGCCGCAGGCCTGGTTTGGAGTGGAAACCACCGTCATGCCTCTCAATGACAAAAACAGTTTTCTGATCACGCTGGACATGCCGGAGTCGACGCCGTTGGAGACCACTGACCAGTTGATGCGTGAGCTGGCAGAAGAGCTTCGTCGCTATCCGGAGGTTGCCGATTACCAGCTCTGGATCGGTCAGTCCGGTGTCGCGGATTTCAGCGGCCTGTTTCGTGGCACCGCCGAACGCGCGGGCAGTTACATAGGCGAAGTGCGGGTCAACTTGCGTCACAAGGATCACCGCGAGCTCACCTCGATGGCCATCGTACGGGATCTGCGACCCCGTTTGCAGGCGCGGGCGACGGCGTTTCCCGGTGCCACTGTGCAGGTATTGGAAGATCCCCCTGGGCCGCCGGTGCGGGCCAACTTGTTGGCGGAAATCTATGGCCCCGACGCAGATACGCTACGCTGGCTCTCGACCTGGGTCAAAGCGGTTTTTGCCGAAACCTGGGATGTGGCAGAAGTGAATGATTCCGAACCGGAAGACGTTGCCCGCAAACGTCTGGTTGTGGACCGGGAAAAGGCAGCCCTGTCCGGGTTAACCACTGCAGATGTGGCAATGGCACTGCGGCGCCTTATCGAAGGTGAATATATGGGGCGCGTGCAAGCGCATGGGGAAAAAAATCCGGTGCCGCTGCAACTGCTGATCCCCCGGCGCCATCAACTGGATATGAGCAACTTTTCCCGCGCTTACGTCAGCAATCCGGCAGGTGCAAAAGTGCCCCTATCTGAGTTGGTAAAGGTTGAGTCTGACGTGGTGGATCGGCCCATTCACCATAAAAACGGCGCGCGCGTCACCTATGTCACTGGCGAAATGACGCGCACCGCCCCGGTCTATGCTGTGCTGGTAATGAACAACAAACTGGACGGCCTCGCTTTGCCGGATGGCAGCCAATTGCTCACCGGCAACCTGACGATTATGCCTCAGGAGCCCAATCCCCTGGACGGCTATACATTGCTGTGGGATGGCGCCCAGCGGCAGATGCTGGACACCTATCGGGACATGCTGGGCGCTTTGGCGATTGCCATTGTGTTCATTTTTCTGTGTTTGGTGGCGTACTACCAGAGTTTCAGCCTGCCCATCGTGGCGCTCGCGGCGGTGCCGCTGGGTATCGCAGGAATATTTCCCGGCCACTGGCTGCTGCAATCGCAATTTTCCGCTACGTCCATGGTGGGCGTCATCGCACTGGCGGGGGTTGTGGTGCGTAATTCCCTGCTGATCATCGATTTTGTACAGGAACACCTGCGTCAGGGCATGCCACTGGCGCAGGCCATTCTGGAAGCAGGGACCTTGCGGTTGCGGCCCATCCTGCTGACCGCTTTGTCCATTGTGCTGGGCAGCGCCATCATGCTGAAGGACCCCATGTTCAGTGGGCTTGCCATCTCACTTATTTTTGGCACCCTTGCCGCGACGGTGCTGACCTTGATAGTCGTGCCGCTGCTGCTCCATACGTTGCTTCGCAGGAAATCAAAATGA
- a CDS encoding efflux RND transporter periplasmic adaptor subunit: protein MACGIVLLGCQGESGNPVAVPEPHIYQSDLLPLDQAAPRQFISTGSVVSDQRIEISSRLSGYVRQLKVKEGDKVQAGALLAQMDAADVEGAIRQAQAAVSAALAAQKDAQTDLQRFQKLYQQNSISESDLRKAQLRLDSTTEAHNQAQAELGTAVAQRDYSSIRSPFAASVVALNVRAGDMLVPGEPILTLESNSALIFETFIPEQRVGLIDIGMPVQLQLDALSHPLTGAVIRIVRSGDPVTRSYPVKISVPENADLMPGMFGRALFELGQTDNILLPRSAVVERGGLKGVFVVDKDDLAHFRWLRLGREWPAQVEVIAGLQQDEQVVASPAASLKEGDRIQPKDNGQGRE from the coding sequence ATGGCATGCGGGATAGTGCTGCTGGGGTGTCAGGGGGAGTCCGGCAATCCTGTGGCAGTTCCGGAACCACACATTTACCAAAGTGACCTGTTACCGCTGGATCAGGCAGCACCCCGTCAGTTCATCAGTACCGGTTCCGTCGTGTCCGATCAGCGTATCGAAATCTCGTCCCGCCTGAGCGGCTATGTGCGCCAGCTCAAAGTAAAAGAAGGTGACAAGGTGCAGGCAGGCGCTTTGTTGGCGCAGATGGATGCGGCCGATGTGGAAGGCGCCATTCGGCAGGCGCAGGCGGCAGTAAGCGCGGCGCTGGCCGCACAGAAAGATGCGCAGACCGATTTGCAACGTTTTCAAAAACTGTATCAGCAGAACAGCATTTCCGAGAGCGACCTGCGGAAGGCGCAACTACGGCTGGATTCCACTACCGAGGCACACAATCAGGCGCAGGCCGAACTGGGCACTGCCGTTGCCCAGCGCGACTACTCCAGTATTCGCAGTCCCTTTGCTGCCAGCGTGGTGGCTCTCAATGTGCGGGCCGGAGACATGCTGGTGCCGGGAGAACCGATTCTCACCCTGGAATCCAATTCAGCCCTGATCTTTGAAACCTTTATACCGGAGCAGCGGGTTGGCCTGATCGACATCGGCATGCCGGTGCAGTTGCAACTGGATGCGTTGAGCCATCCGTTGACCGGTGCCGTGATCCGGATTGTGCGCTCCGGCGACCCGGTGACCCGCAGTTATCCCGTGAAGATATCCGTGCCGGAAAACGCGGACCTGATGCCCGGCATGTTTGGGCGGGCGCTGTTTGAATTGGGGCAGACGGACAACATTTTGTTGCCGCGTAGCGCCGTGGTGGAGCGGGGTGGTTTGAAAGGCGTGTTCGTAGTGGACAAGGATGATCTGGCGCATTTTCGCTGGCTGCGGCTGGGGCGTGAGTGGCCAGCACAGGTGGAAGTGATTGCTGGCCTGCAGCAGGACGAACAGGTAGTGGCATCCCCTGCGGCCAGCCTGAAAGAAGGGGATCGGATTCAGCCTAAGGATAACGGGCAGGGCAGGGAGTAA
- a CDS encoding TetR/AcrR family transcriptional regulator: MAKESADVTRQRILHQCLPLFAAAGFDGVSMRQVATATGLTTAALYYHFPDKEQLFLAVVEDCFSQRVTPLMPGPKSPGDDPWAHLEAFVSAFVSLLVRVPSFQRLMQWVALDRDETRARQMTERVFEPFFLGVADLLPVTLGEEERHALTVSVMGLMVFPFETQVARQWLPGYKPPSQVSTQLVQHILKLLKAGVTG; encoded by the coding sequence ATGGCCAAAGAAAGCGCCGACGTAACTCGACAGCGCATTTTGCACCAGTGCTTGCCGCTATTCGCAGCTGCAGGTTTCGATGGGGTGTCTATGCGCCAGGTGGCGACAGCAACGGGATTGACCACCGCGGCGCTGTACTACCACTTCCCAGACAAAGAGCAGTTGTTCCTGGCGGTGGTGGAAGATTGTTTTTCTCAGCGGGTGACGCCGTTGATGCCAGGGCCGAAGTCCCCTGGAGATGATCCCTGGGCTCACCTGGAAGCATTCGTATCTGCGTTCGTTTCGCTGTTGGTGCGTGTTCCCAGTTTTCAACGCCTGATGCAGTGGGTGGCGCTGGATCGAGACGAAACCCGTGCCCGCCAGATGACTGAGCGTGTGTTTGAGCCCTTCTTTCTTGGCGTTGCCGATCTTTTGCCCGTGACGTTGGGCGAAGAGGAGCGACATGCGTTGACAGTGTCGGTGATGGGCCTGATGGTATTCCCGTTTGAAACGCAGGTGGCGCGACAGTGGCTACCCGGTTACAAGCCCCCATCCCAAGTATCAACTCAACTGGTACAGCACATTCTGAAACTGTTAAAAGCGGGCGTGACGGGATGA
- a CDS encoding Tn3 family transposase: MQHLNAVIPPLYKFQKLISHAADVEADRLTKLLQRHLSPMLNTKLHQLLAATGPQSLASLKKLPRDFSKSEIGREIKLFDWVRDIAADTHSVMEKLNLSQGNVAYYGSMVEYYSITQLRAKNFETVALYLVCYLQSRLSQIQDTLVAAFIFQVRKLAAEGKAASRDKVFEALASIEEKVKQAGPVLRLFVDEKIAGDTPFQKVRKRAYQLLGEQDIPVVSDEQWLDKDRLIRESRWSALQISVELLVQQKLDALHDKLALVSDRLNTGANESVVLKTKNGQIRWVIKYTHKKEEVNNPFFARMSQTHIADLLNYVNHQTGFFQQFRHIRPRGKVEDSDFAALVACIIANATRFGHYKMAEICNIKLDKLNSIQANLLRMETLAEANDVISNAIAQLPIFQHYAIQPDKIHGSFDGQKFESRRNTIRTRFSTKYIKTGPGLSGVTLNVHHVPVNAGVIGLNEHESHYVFDMLHNNTSDLQPDVLSTDTHGVNRFNFALLDLAGWTFAPRYARFDNVVDDLFEEVVALNEIII, translated from the coding sequence TTGCAGCACCTGAATGCGGTGATTCCACCACTGTACAAGTTTCAGAAACTGATTTCCCACGCTGCAGACGTGGAAGCCGATCGACTCACCAAGCTGCTGCAACGTCATCTTTCCCCTATGCTCAACACCAAGCTGCACCAATTGCTGGCCGCTACGGGACCACAGTCACTGGCTAGTCTCAAGAAGCTGCCCAGAGATTTCAGCAAATCCGAGATCGGTCGCGAGATCAAACTGTTCGATTGGGTGCGGGATATCGCTGCTGACACCCACTCCGTGATGGAGAAGTTGAATCTGTCGCAAGGGAATGTGGCCTACTACGGCTCCATGGTGGAGTACTACAGCATCACCCAATTGCGAGCAAAGAATTTTGAGACCGTTGCACTGTATCTGGTCTGCTATCTTCAATCCCGTCTCAGCCAGATTCAGGATACGCTGGTGGCGGCGTTTATTTTTCAGGTACGCAAACTGGCTGCCGAGGGCAAAGCGGCGAGCCGGGACAAAGTGTTTGAAGCTCTGGCTTCCATTGAGGAGAAAGTGAAACAAGCCGGTCCTGTGCTGAGACTGTTTGTGGATGAGAAGATCGCCGGTGACACGCCGTTCCAGAAAGTTCGCAAACGTGCTTATCAGCTGCTGGGTGAGCAGGATATTCCGGTGGTCAGCGACGAACAATGGCTGGATAAAGACCGGCTGATTCGGGAGTCCCGCTGGTCCGCGCTACAGATATCTGTGGAGTTACTGGTGCAGCAAAAACTGGACGCGCTCCACGATAAACTGGCACTGGTATCTGACCGCCTCAATACCGGCGCCAATGAGTCAGTGGTATTGAAAACCAAAAATGGCCAGATCCGCTGGGTCATCAAATACACCCACAAAAAAGAAGAAGTGAACAATCCTTTCTTTGCCCGTATGTCTCAGACGCATATCGCGGATCTGCTGAACTACGTGAATCACCAGACCGGCTTTTTTCAACAGTTCCGCCATATCCGGCCAAGGGGCAAGGTGGAGGACAGCGACTTTGCCGCCCTGGTGGCCTGCATCATTGCCAATGCCACCCGATTCGGTCACTACAAGATGGCCGAGATCTGTAATATCAAACTAGATAAACTGAACTCCATTCAGGCCAACCTGTTGCGGATGGAAACCCTGGCTGAAGCCAATGATGTGATCAGCAACGCCATCGCTCAGTTACCCATTTTTCAGCATTATGCGATTCAGCCGGACAAGATCCACGGCAGTTTCGACGGTCAGAAATTCGAAAGTCGCCGCAATACCATTCGCACCCGCTTTTCCACCAAATACATCAAGACCGGCCCCGGTTTGTCTGGTGTGACGCTGAACGTCCATCACGTGCCCGTCAATGCCGGGGTGATTGGCTTAAATGAACACGAATCCCACTACGTGTTCGATATGCTGCACAACAATACGTCGGACCTGCAGCCGGATGTTCTGTCCACGGATACCCATGGCGTGAACCGTTTTAATTTTGCCTTACTGGATTTGGCAGGCTGGACCTTCGCTCCCCGGTATGCCCGCTTTGATAATGTCGTGGATGATCTATTTGAAGAAGTGGTTGCTCTAAATGAGATCATTATTTAA
- a CDS encoding DUF4158 domain-containing protein, whose product MATTNKGKRRQLLTDVQYDALYGVPVFGPEEQDHYFNLNDLEQEVFDSFRVPGIQVYFVLLLGYTRHSNVIRDIEWETCKVDIAYILQRHFQGKKVRRIALTPNRKKRLYDRVLDLLRLSPFTDKVESKLQKEAIQIAARQADQLAIFDE is encoded by the coding sequence ATGGCGACGACCAACAAGGGCAAACGACGGCAACTGCTGACGGACGTGCAGTATGACGCGCTGTATGGAGTGCCTGTTTTCGGACCCGAGGAACAGGATCATTACTTTAACCTTAATGACCTGGAGCAGGAGGTGTTTGACAGTTTTCGCGTCCCCGGCATCCAGGTCTATTTTGTCCTGCTGTTGGGGTATACCCGCCACAGCAATGTGATCCGGGATATTGAATGGGAAACCTGTAAGGTCGATATCGCCTACATCTTGCAACGGCATTTTCAGGGTAAAAAGGTTCGCAGGATTGCCCTGACCCCCAACCGAAAAAAGCGGCTTTATGACCGTGTGCTGGACTTGTTGAGGTTAAGTCCTTTTACGGACAAGGTGGAATCCAAGCTGCAGAAAGAAGCCATCCAGATTGCCGCCCGCCAGGCCGATCAGCTGGCGATTTTTGATGAATAG
- a CDS encoding excisionase family DNA-binding protein: MSTQRHEVSAMATQQNHFYDMPSEQEAELAAASGRILAACTGQGDQTTLRLIDDNQEITVPIKAIHMLADILNQMALGNAISIIPIHAELTTQQAAAFLNISRPYLISQVLDTGKLPFHMAGNRRKIYFKDLMEYKAQQKAESKKTMARLAQLSQEMDLME; encoded by the coding sequence ATGAGTACACAGCGACACGAGGTGTCCGCCATGGCGACACAACAGAACCATTTTTACGACATGCCCAGCGAACAGGAAGCCGAACTTGCAGCGGCCAGTGGACGCATTCTGGCAGCCTGCACAGGCCAAGGCGACCAGACCACGCTGCGGCTGATTGATGACAACCAGGAAATCACAGTACCGATCAAGGCCATCCATATGCTGGCGGATATTTTGAATCAGATGGCGTTGGGCAATGCAATTTCCATCATCCCGATCCATGCGGAACTGACTACCCAGCAAGCGGCGGCTTTTCTGAACATCTCCCGCCCGTATCTGATCAGTCAGGTTCTGGATACTGGCAAGCTGCCATTCCACATGGCGGGCAATCGCCGAAAAATCTATTTCAAGGATCTGATGGAATACAAAGCCCAGCAAAAGGCCGAGAGCAAAAAGACCATGGCGCGGCTGGCGCAACTGTCTCAAGAAATGGATTTAATGGAATAG
- a CDS encoding PIN domain-containing protein, which translates to MATFTVIYDANVLYPAPLRSVLMFLAQTDLFRARWTLDIHEEWIRNLLLKRPDLSQEKLEGLRDMMIDAIPDSLVTGYEPTIDGLILPDPDDRHVLAAALRANAEIIVTANLKDFPAESLMPYNVVAQHPDDFILDLIDLQPPLVLTCFEEDRTHYRNPLYTVEEYLENLQRQGLSKTVAYLSEYHHLI; encoded by the coding sequence ATGGCAACCTTCACGGTCATTTACGATGCCAATGTGTTGTACCCGGCACCGCTGCGCAGCGTGCTCATGTTCCTGGCGCAAACTGATCTATTTCGTGCCCGTTGGACGTTGGATATTCACGAGGAATGGATTCGGAATCTACTGCTTAAGCGTCCGGATCTGAGCCAGGAGAAACTGGAAGGGCTACGGGATATGATGATCGACGCCATTCCGGATTCGCTAGTCACCGGTTACGAACCTACAATCGACGGTCTGATATTACCGGACCCAGATGATCGCCATGTGCTGGCAGCTGCTTTACGCGCCAACGCAGAGATCATCGTGACAGCCAATCTGAAAGATTTTCCGGCTGAAAGCCTGATGCCTTACAACGTTGTTGCCCAGCATCCTGATGACTTCATCCTGGATCTGATCGACTTACAACCGCCGCTGGTGCTGACCTGTTTCGAGGAAGACAGAACTCATTACCGGAATCCACTGTACACGGTCGAAGAATACCTTGAAAACCTGCAACGGCAGGGGCTCAGTAAGACCGTTGCGTACCTATCTGAATACCATCATTTGATTTAA
- a CDS encoding 2Fe-2S iron-sulfur cluster-binding protein produces the protein MGKLTFIEHNNTKHVVELEAGDTLMQIAVNNAVPGIDGDCGGECACGTCHMIVAEEWFDETGAMADAEEQMLSMTPERAKTSRLGCQVKAKEAMDGMTVHLPEFQM, from the coding sequence ATGGGTAAGCTTACCTTTATCGAACATAATAACACCAAACATGTCGTGGAATTGGAGGCAGGAGATACATTGATGCAAATCGCCGTTAATAATGCAGTTCCGGGTATTGACGGGGATTGCGGTGGGGAGTGTGCTTGCGGTACTTGCCACATGATCGTTGCGGAGGAGTGGTTTGACGAGACCGGTGCGATGGCCGATGCCGAAGAACAAATGCTATCCATGACTCCGGAGAGGGCGAAAACCTCACGCTTGGGTTGCCAGGTCAAGGCCAAAGAGGCCATGGATGGTATGACCGTTCACTTGCCAGAATTTCAGATGTAA